The proteins below are encoded in one region of Amycolatopsis acidiphila:
- a CDS encoding DNA gyrase subunit A, whose protein sequence is MARRKTPTTRVDPAAFDQAGAQVFENPVKTEMEDSYLEYAYSVIHSRALPDARDGLKPVHRRILFSMNEAGYRPSHAYVKSSRVVGDVMGRYHPHGDTAIYDAMVRLAQDFSMNAPLVDGHGNFGSPDDGPAASRYCVVGDTRIRLADGSSPRIADVVDLPADSEAAADFEVLDKDGKPVRVTKVFNSGVHPTIRTTTKSGFSLRGSENHLVLCLEAPLGVPLFQWRRLDELKPGAVVAVARNAWLQVVPTAREYMLGVLAGAWVSEGRASENRAGFNNTDEHFFGEVLHAYDQVVGGPRYVSARRTRRDRKQVHELDIQDYAGGMAAFRESPLAELIGHQARDKFVPEFVWHGGWGVKRAFLMALFEGDGGPRLAVDGFNVQYTSYSERLTSEVQELLAEFGVIARHCRYTRTSGAVEHRLVISGLRNVRAFVERVGFLETKRAKVTELLRRSVLSPHRLSQDKVPFVADYVRGALDFDRRGSDRKWLTQHNFDRVERWETERLRIIDRIKDTEVLATILPVMDSGYRFEEVTEVSAAEPAEVYSVRVESDDHSFLAGGFVNHNTEARMSPEAMLLVGELGEETVDFRPNYDGSLQEPSVLPAAYPNLLVNGTSGIAVGMATNMIPHNMGEVIGAARWLINHPNASLDKLMEFVPGPDLPTGGMLLGLDEVRKAYETGRGVVRMRAKVQIGPLEGSRGRQAITVTELPYGVGPEKVIEKITDEVNKSKRLTGIADVKDLTDRENGTRLVIECKVGVNPQPLLADLYRLTPLEQSFGINNLVLVDGQPQTLGLKQLLDVFLAHRYEVVTRRTRYRRRKREERLHLVEGLLLALLDIDKVIRLIRNSDNAAEAKEGLMKRFKLSEIQATYILDTPLRRLTKYDKLELEEEQERLREEIAELTKILKDDGVLKRVVSNELAKIAKDFRTERRTALIDGDLKEVLAASQPAGPREVADDPCQVILSATGLVARTAAESEEAPEGRRRNGRVKHDAVAALVHSTARSQVLLISSRGRAFKTDVLPLPVLPEQAGTVSLRGGMAARELVPLDKGERVVGIAPLGEQAADSPGLALGTRQGVVKVCAPEWPVRADEFEVISLKDGDELVGATWLTNRNETLAFVASDASLLRLSVSLVRPQGLKSGGMAGIKLTDGAHVVFFGAVRTDDPERGEPMVVTATGTTVKMTPFAEYPAKGRATGGVRAHRFLKGEDALSVAWIGPRPAGAACNGDPVELPEPVDRRDGSGAAHPGPDFVGHLIERG, encoded by the coding sequence ATGGCACGCCGCAAGACACCCACGACCAGGGTCGATCCCGCCGCCTTCGACCAGGCGGGCGCCCAGGTCTTCGAGAACCCGGTCAAGACCGAGATGGAGGACTCGTACCTCGAGTACGCGTACTCGGTCATCCACTCGCGCGCCCTGCCGGACGCGCGGGACGGCTTGAAGCCGGTGCACCGCCGGATCCTGTTCTCGATGAACGAGGCCGGCTACCGCCCGTCGCACGCGTACGTGAAGTCCTCCCGCGTCGTCGGCGACGTGATGGGCCGCTACCACCCCCACGGCGACACGGCGATCTACGACGCGATGGTCCGCCTGGCACAGGACTTCTCGATGAACGCGCCACTCGTGGACGGGCACGGGAACTTCGGCAGCCCGGACGACGGCCCGGCGGCTTCGAGGTACTGCGTCGTCGGCGACACGCGGATCCGGCTCGCGGACGGCTCGAGCCCGCGCATCGCCGACGTGGTGGATCTGCCCGCCGACAGCGAGGCCGCCGCGGACTTCGAGGTCCTGGACAAGGACGGCAAGCCGGTCCGGGTGACGAAGGTGTTCAACTCCGGCGTCCACCCCACGATCCGGACGACCACCAAGTCGGGTTTCTCGCTTCGGGGCAGCGAAAACCACCTGGTCCTGTGTCTGGAGGCGCCGCTGGGAGTGCCGCTGTTCCAGTGGCGGCGCCTGGACGAGCTGAAGCCCGGCGCGGTCGTGGCCGTCGCACGTAACGCCTGGCTGCAGGTAGTGCCCACGGCTCGCGAGTACATGCTCGGCGTGCTCGCCGGTGCGTGGGTTTCGGAAGGCCGGGCGAGCGAGAACCGGGCGGGCTTCAACAACACGGACGAGCACTTCTTCGGCGAGGTCCTGCACGCCTACGACCAGGTCGTAGGCGGGCCGCGATATGTATCGGCGCGGCGCACCCGGCGGGACCGCAAGCAGGTGCACGAGCTGGACATCCAGGACTACGCCGGTGGCATGGCGGCGTTCCGGGAGAGCCCGCTGGCCGAGCTGATCGGTCACCAGGCCAGGGACAAGTTCGTGCCCGAGTTCGTCTGGCACGGCGGCTGGGGCGTCAAGCGCGCGTTCCTGATGGCGCTGTTCGAGGGCGACGGCGGCCCGCGCCTCGCTGTGGACGGCTTCAACGTCCAATACACCAGCTACAGCGAGCGCCTGACCAGCGAGGTTCAGGAGCTGCTTGCCGAGTTCGGGGTCATCGCCCGGCATTGCCGGTACACGCGAACGAGTGGCGCAGTCGAGCACCGGCTCGTGATCTCCGGGCTTCGCAACGTACGGGCGTTCGTGGAGCGTGTCGGCTTCCTCGAGACGAAGCGGGCGAAGGTGACCGAGTTGTTGCGGCGCTCGGTCCTGAGTCCGCACCGGCTCAGCCAGGACAAGGTCCCGTTCGTCGCGGACTACGTGCGGGGCGCGCTCGACTTCGATCGCCGCGGCAGCGACCGGAAGTGGCTGACCCAGCACAATTTCGACCGCGTCGAGCGGTGGGAGACCGAGCGGCTGCGAATCATCGACCGGATCAAGGACACCGAGGTACTGGCCACGATCCTGCCGGTGATGGATTCCGGCTACCGCTTCGAGGAGGTCACCGAGGTCTCGGCAGCCGAACCGGCGGAGGTCTATTCGGTCCGGGTCGAGTCCGACGACCACTCCTTCCTCGCCGGCGGGTTCGTGAACCACAACACCGAAGCCCGGATGTCGCCCGAGGCGATGCTGCTCGTCGGGGAGCTGGGCGAGGAGACGGTCGACTTCCGGCCCAACTACGACGGGTCGCTGCAGGAGCCGTCGGTGCTGCCGGCGGCGTACCCGAACCTGCTGGTCAACGGTACGTCCGGGATCGCGGTCGGGATGGCGACGAACATGATCCCGCACAACATGGGCGAGGTCATCGGCGCCGCCCGCTGGCTGATCAACCATCCGAACGCCTCGCTGGACAAGCTGATGGAGTTCGTGCCCGGCCCCGACCTGCCGACCGGCGGCATGCTGCTGGGCCTGGACGAGGTGCGCAAGGCCTACGAGACCGGCCGCGGCGTGGTGCGGATGCGGGCGAAGGTCCAGATCGGCCCGCTGGAGGGCAGCCGCGGCCGGCAGGCCATCACGGTCACCGAGCTGCCGTACGGCGTCGGGCCGGAGAAGGTGATCGAGAAGATCACCGACGAGGTCAACAAGTCCAAGCGGCTCACCGGGATCGCGGACGTCAAGGACCTCACCGACCGCGAGAACGGGACCCGCCTCGTCATCGAGTGCAAGGTCGGGGTGAACCCGCAGCCGCTGCTGGCGGACCTGTACCGGCTCACGCCGCTGGAGCAGTCGTTCGGCATCAACAACCTGGTGCTCGTCGACGGCCAGCCGCAGACGCTGGGGCTCAAGCAGCTGCTCGACGTGTTCCTGGCCCACCGCTACGAGGTCGTCACCCGCCGGACCAGGTACCGCCGGCGCAAGCGCGAGGAGCGGCTGCACCTGGTCGAGGGCCTGCTGCTGGCGCTGCTGGACATCGACAAGGTGATCCGCCTGATCCGCAACAGCGACAACGCCGCCGAGGCCAAGGAAGGCCTGATGAAGCGGTTCAAGCTCTCGGAGATCCAGGCGACGTACATCCTGGACACCCCGCTGCGGCGGCTGACCAAGTACGACAAGCTCGAGCTGGAGGAGGAGCAGGAGCGGCTGCGCGAGGAGATCGCGGAGCTGACCAAGATCCTCAAGGACGATGGCGTGCTGAAGCGGGTCGTGTCCAACGAGCTGGCCAAGATCGCCAAGGACTTCCGCACCGAGCGGCGCACGGCGCTGATCGACGGTGACCTCAAGGAGGTGCTGGCGGCGTCGCAGCCGGCTGGTCCCCGCGAGGTCGCCGACGACCCGTGCCAGGTGATCCTGTCGGCCACCGGCCTGGTCGCGCGGACCGCGGCGGAGTCGGAGGAGGCGCCGGAAGGGCGGCGGCGCAACGGCCGCGTCAAGCACGACGCGGTGGCGGCGCTCGTGCATTCGACCGCACGCAGCCAGGTGCTGCTGATCAGCAGCCGTGGGCGCGCCTTCAAGACCGACGTGCTGCCGTTGCCGGTCCTGCCGGAGCAGGCGGGCACGGTGTCGCTGCGCGGCGGGATGGCCGCGCGGGAGCTGGTGCCGCTGGACAAGGGCGAGCGGGTCGTCGGCATCGCGCCGCTGGGCGAGCAGGCGGCGGACTCGCCGGGGCTCGCGCTCGGCACGCGCCAGGGCGTGGTGAAGGTGTGCGCGCCGGAGTGGCCGGTGCGGGCGGACGAGTTCGAGGTCATCAGCCTCAAGGACGGGGACGAACTGGTCGGTGCGACCTGGCTGACCAACAGGAACGAGACGCTGGCGTTCGTGGCGTCCGACGCGTCGCTGCTGAGGTTGTCGGTGTCGCTGGTGCGGCCGCAGGGGCTCAAGAGCGGCGGGATGGCGGGCATCAAGCTCACCGACGGGGCACACGTGGTGTTCTTCGGCGCGGTCCGCACGGACGACCCGGAACGCGGCGAGCCGATGGTGGTCACGGCCACCGGCACGACGGTCAAGATGACGCCGTTCGCGGAGTACCCCGCGAAGGGCCGGGCGACCGGCGGTGTCCGCGCACACCGGTTCCTCAAGGGCGAGGACGCGTTGTCGGTGGCGTGGATCGGGCCGCGCCCCGCCGGGGCGGCGTGCAACGGCGACCCGGTGGAGCTCCCCGAGCCGGTCGACCGCCGCGACGGCTCCGGGGCAGCGCACCCGGGCCCGGACTTCGTCGGGCACCTGATCGAACGTGGCTGA
- a CDS encoding ABC transporter ATP-binding protein, which produces MPKPVFAQPDPAGPAIGLTGVTVHVRRVPLIEDVDWRVEYGQHWVVLGRNGAGKTTMMSVAAAQRFPSAGTAVVLGRRMGRVDLRDLRTHIGLVSPKQRLPDEENHIAHTVVLTGHSGSVLPLWERYDQPLRDRATKLLELVGCAELADRPVRVCSQGERARVRLARALLADPLLLILDEPFAGLDMPSREDLLEALHTLARAQPELATVTVTHHLEEIPATTTHALLLRKGKVLTACPAERTVTSEQLSTCFERALDVHRINGRWTAHARV; this is translated from the coding sequence ATGCCCAAACCCGTGTTCGCGCAACCCGACCCGGCCGGCCCGGCGATCGGGCTGACCGGGGTCACCGTGCACGTGCGCCGGGTGCCGCTCATCGAGGACGTCGACTGGCGGGTCGAGTACGGCCAGCACTGGGTCGTGCTCGGCCGCAACGGCGCCGGCAAGACCACGATGATGTCCGTCGCCGCGGCGCAGCGGTTCCCCAGCGCGGGCACCGCCGTCGTGCTCGGCAGGCGGATGGGCAGGGTGGACCTGCGCGACCTGCGCACGCACATCGGCCTGGTGAGCCCGAAACAACGCCTGCCGGACGAGGAGAACCACATCGCGCACACGGTCGTGCTGACCGGGCACAGCGGCAGCGTGCTCCCGCTGTGGGAGCGCTACGACCAGCCGTTGCGCGACCGTGCGACGAAGCTGCTCGAGCTCGTCGGCTGCGCCGAGTTGGCCGATCGTCCGGTGCGCGTCTGCTCGCAGGGCGAGCGCGCCCGCGTCCGGCTCGCGCGTGCGCTGCTGGCCGACCCGCTCCTGCTGATCCTCGACGAGCCGTTCGCCGGGCTCGACATGCCCTCGCGCGAGGACCTGCTCGAAGCGCTGCACACCCTCGCCCGCGCGCAGCCGGAGCTGGCGACCGTCACGGTCACCCACCACCTCGAGGAGATCCCGGCGACCACGACGCACGCGTTGTTGCTGCGCAAGGGAAAGGTGCTGACCGCGTGCCCGGCCGAGCGGACGGTCACCAGCGAGCAGCTCTCGACGTGCTTCGAGCGGGCGCTGGACGTGCACCGGATCAACGGCCGCTGGACGGCGCACGCCCGCGTTTGA
- a CDS encoding SDR family NAD(P)-dependent oxidoreductase: MTDTTGKPLAVVTGASTGIGRELAKQFAEHGFDLVIAAENAELDDAKREIPALGAQVDALRVDLAKPEGVEELVGHVGGRPVTALALNAGVGVGGSFTDGGSLEDQLTIVDLNVRSTVHLAKRVIPRMVEQGGGRVLFTSSIAASTPGPFQSVYHASKSFVGSFAQALREELKDTGVTVTALMPGPTDTEFFTRAGMEDTKLGAGPKDDAAEVGKEGYEALMNGKDHVITGARNKVQAKVSQHSPDTLATKMTRKMSEPGSAS, from the coding sequence GTGACGGACACCACGGGCAAACCACTGGCGGTCGTGACCGGCGCCTCCACGGGGATCGGGCGCGAGCTGGCTAAGCAGTTCGCCGAGCACGGCTTCGACCTGGTCATCGCGGCCGAGAACGCGGAGCTGGACGACGCGAAGCGGGAGATCCCCGCGCTCGGCGCGCAGGTCGACGCCCTGCGCGTCGACCTCGCCAAGCCCGAGGGCGTGGAGGAGCTGGTCGGTCACGTCGGCGGCCGGCCGGTGACGGCGCTGGCGCTCAACGCCGGGGTGGGGGTCGGCGGCTCCTTCACCGACGGCGGGTCGCTGGAGGACCAGCTCACCATCGTCGACCTCAACGTGCGGTCGACCGTGCACCTGGCCAAGCGCGTCATCCCGCGGATGGTCGAGCAGGGTGGCGGCCGCGTGCTGTTCACGTCCTCGATCGCGGCCAGCACCCCCGGCCCGTTCCAGTCGGTCTACCACGCGTCGAAGTCCTTCGTCGGCTCGTTCGCCCAGGCGCTGCGCGAGGAGCTGAAGGACACCGGCGTGACGGTGACCGCGCTGATGCCCGGCCCGACCGACACGGAGTTCTTCACCCGCGCCGGGATGGAGGACACCAAGCTCGGCGCCGGCCCGAAGGACGACGCGGCCGAGGTCGGCAAGGAGGGCTACGAGGCGCTCATGAACGGCAAGGACCACGTGATCACCGGCGCCCGCAACAAGGTCCAGGCGAAGGTCTCGCAGCACAGCCCGGACACCCTCGCGACCAAGATGACCCGCAAGATGTCCGAGCCGGGCAGCGCGAGCTGA
- a CDS encoding cysteine hydrolase, whose translation MTAIGRAVLALHWQVNVISPDGFFGGLLGEPVARSGVVGRAVRFHQAARAAGLPVIFTRFTIPEGEGELVRNTGFMRAVGEAQEAFRPGAPGAQLIPELAGLASAVVDNQKLSGLAGNGLARELRSQGVDTLLITGVATNLTVEQTARHATDLGFTVHVVSDCVTAADETTQAASLANLELTTAGCLAAPDALAQVTA comes from the coding sequence GTGACAGCAATCGGGCGGGCCGTGCTGGCCCTGCACTGGCAGGTCAACGTCATCTCCCCGGACGGGTTCTTCGGCGGGCTGCTCGGCGAGCCGGTGGCCCGCAGCGGGGTGGTGGGCCGGGCGGTCCGGTTCCACCAGGCCGCGCGTGCCGCCGGACTGCCGGTGATCTTCACCCGCTTCACGATCCCCGAGGGGGAAGGCGAACTGGTCCGCAACACCGGGTTCATGCGCGCGGTGGGGGAGGCGCAGGAGGCGTTCCGGCCCGGGGCGCCGGGTGCGCAGCTGATCCCGGAGCTGGCCGGGCTGGCGAGTGCGGTGGTGGACAACCAGAAGTTGTCCGGGCTCGCGGGCAACGGGCTGGCGCGGGAGCTGCGGTCGCAGGGCGTCGACACGCTGCTGATCACCGGTGTCGCGACGAACCTGACCGTCGAGCAGACCGCCCGGCACGCCACCGACCTGGGCTTCACGGTGCACGTCGTGAGCGACTGCGTGACGGCCGCCGACGAGACGACGCAGGCCGCCTCGCTGGCGAACCTCGAACTGACGACCGCGGGCTGCCTCGCGGCCCCGGACGCGCTGGCGCAGGTGACGGCCTAG
- the ligD gene encoding non-homologous end-joining DNA ligase — MAGERITVEVAGRRLTLSNLDKVLYPAAEFTKRDVIDYYARIAPVMLPHLRKRPATFRRFPEGVRGEPFYEKDAGRHAPEWVKTARLESRRRGEGSNAYPLVNDMPTLVWAANLAALELHVPQWTVGPKDARRNPDLLVFDLDPGEPATVVECCRVAGWLREVLADDGLTAFAKTSGSKGLQLYCSIRTRRPEAPSEYAESLAELLAAEHPDLVVAKMAKALRPGKVFIDWSQNNPAKTTVAPYSLRGRELPTVSTPVTWDEVRACRRVADMTFASEETLERVDRLGDLFAGLPDTRTALPRPRRG, encoded by the coding sequence ATGGCCGGGGAACGGATCACGGTGGAGGTGGCGGGCCGTCGGCTCACGCTGTCCAATCTGGACAAGGTGCTGTACCCGGCCGCGGAGTTCACCAAGCGCGACGTGATCGACTACTACGCCCGGATCGCGCCGGTCATGCTGCCGCATCTGCGGAAGCGGCCCGCCACGTTCCGGCGGTTCCCCGAAGGCGTGCGCGGCGAGCCGTTCTACGAGAAGGACGCCGGACGGCACGCGCCGGAGTGGGTGAAGACCGCGCGGCTGGAGAGCCGGCGCCGTGGCGAGGGCAGCAACGCCTACCCGCTGGTGAACGACATGCCGACACTGGTGTGGGCGGCGAACCTGGCGGCGCTGGAGCTGCACGTTCCACAGTGGACGGTGGGGCCGAAGGACGCCCGGCGCAACCCGGACCTGCTGGTGTTCGACCTGGACCCGGGTGAGCCCGCGACGGTCGTCGAATGCTGCCGGGTGGCGGGGTGGCTGCGCGAGGTGCTGGCCGACGACGGGCTGACGGCGTTCGCGAAGACCAGTGGCTCCAAGGGACTTCAGCTCTACTGCTCGATCCGCACCCGCCGGCCGGAGGCGCCCTCGGAGTACGCCGAGTCGCTCGCGGAGCTGCTGGCCGCCGAGCATCCCGACCTGGTCGTGGCGAAGATGGCGAAGGCGCTGCGGCCGGGGAAGGTGTTCATCGACTGGAGCCAGAACAACCCGGCGAAGACGACGGTGGCGCCGTACTCCTTGCGGGGCAGGGAGTTGCCGACCGTCTCGACGCCGGTCACCTGGGACGAGGTGCGCGCGTGCCGCCGGGTGGCGGACATGACGTTCGCGAGCGAGGAGACGCTGGAGCGGGTGGACCGCCTTGGCGACCTGTTCGCCGGGCTGCCGGACACTCGCACGGCCCTCCCCCGCCCGAGGCGCGGCTAG
- a CDS encoding CobW family GTP-binding protein, translated as MHPPVPVLVLAGFLGVGKTTLLNHLLHNDRGVRIGVLVNDFGAINVDALTVAGQVDASVSLGNGCLCCAVDASGLDRMLDRLTRAGGLDLIVIEASGLAEPRELVRLVLSAEHEGIEYGGLVEVVDAAEFEATRARHPELDRHLAFADLVVLNKIDRVGAEDVARVRELAGKLSGGRPVLPVSHGGIDVTLLLDPVARPRPPVEQLSFDELLEHGDHLHAEYQTVAFETAAVLHPRKFLRFLDERPAGLYRAKGTVDFGERFTLHTVGRFLRFERAERAAGGTSLVLIGTGLDEEALRAALNSCVEPDPDSIEPNAMLRVWRYTS; from the coding sequence ATGCATCCCCCGGTGCCCGTCCTCGTGCTGGCGGGCTTCCTCGGCGTGGGGAAGACCACCCTGCTCAACCACCTGCTGCACAACGACCGGGGCGTGCGCATCGGCGTGCTGGTCAACGACTTCGGCGCGATCAATGTGGACGCTCTCACCGTCGCCGGTCAGGTTGACGCGTCGGTCTCGCTGGGCAACGGCTGTCTCTGCTGCGCGGTCGACGCGAGTGGGCTCGACAGGATGCTCGACCGGCTCACCCGGGCGGGTGGGCTCGACCTCATCGTGATCGAGGCGAGCGGGCTCGCCGAGCCGCGCGAGCTGGTGCGGCTGGTGCTGTCCGCGGAGCACGAGGGGATCGAGTACGGCGGCCTGGTCGAGGTCGTGGACGCGGCCGAGTTCGAGGCGACCCGCGCGCGGCATCCGGAGCTCGACCGGCACTTGGCGTTCGCGGACCTGGTGGTGCTGAACAAGATCGACCGCGTGGGCGCCGAGGACGTGGCGCGCGTGCGGGAGCTGGCCGGAAAGCTCAGCGGTGGCAGGCCGGTCCTCCCGGTCAGCCACGGCGGGATCGACGTCACGCTGCTGCTCGACCCCGTCGCGCGCCCGCGGCCGCCGGTCGAGCAGCTGTCGTTCGACGAGCTGCTCGAGCACGGCGACCATCTGCACGCGGAGTACCAGACGGTGGCGTTCGAGACCGCGGCAGTGCTGCACCCGCGGAAGTTCCTGCGCTTCCTCGACGAGCGGCCCGCCGGGCTCTACCGCGCGAAGGGCACGGTCGACTTCGGTGAGCGGTTCACGCTGCACACCGTCGGCCGTTTCCTGCGCTTCGAACGCGCCGAGCGCGCGGCGGGCGGAACTTCGCTCGTGCTCATCGGCACCGGGCTCGACGAGGAGGCGCTGCGGGCCGCGCTGAACTCGTGCGTCGAGCCGGACCCGGACTCGATCGAACCGAACGCGATGCTGCGGGTGTGGAGGTACACGTCGTGA
- a CDS encoding MFS transporter, producing MQNGKLRLEDVNIADPATVRRAVGAAAVGNITEWYDFGVYGYLATTITKVFFSGLPPAMGTIATFGLFAVSFLIRPFGSLFFGPLGDRIGRKRVLSITVILMAAGTFVIGVVPSYAQIGIAAPLLVLLARLIQGVSTGGEYGNAMTFIAEYAPDRRRGFFGSWLEFGTLTGYAFGATIATVLSGVLSTDQLLSWGWRIPFLIALPLGVVGLYLRLKLEETPAFAELMKKAGDANKPKKSEYRTVFVDYWRVMLLCGGLVLAWNVTNYMLTSYFPTYLTDTLPSHGHTGTGETAAEVLQIVMLVVLMVVITFLGRLSDKVGRRKVVLAGCVGLVVLSLPAVLLLQAGGDVRTLAGLLITGLILICFSAVLPSTLPAMFPTHIRAGGLSISFNIAVSLFGGTTSAVMSALVAGTGDLNWPAYYLMAAGVVGAICILLTRETARRPLDGSAPIVESRQEARDVVSAQR from the coding sequence GTGCAAAATGGAAAACTGCGGCTCGAAGACGTCAACATCGCCGACCCCGCAACGGTGCGCAGAGCCGTGGGGGCGGCCGCCGTCGGCAACATCACGGAGTGGTACGACTTCGGCGTCTACGGGTACCTCGCGACGACGATCACCAAGGTCTTCTTCTCGGGGTTGCCGCCGGCGATGGGCACGATCGCCACGTTCGGCCTGTTCGCCGTGTCCTTCCTGATCCGCCCGTTCGGCAGCCTGTTCTTCGGCCCGCTCGGCGACCGGATCGGCCGCAAACGCGTGCTCTCGATCACAGTGATCCTGATGGCCGCGGGCACGTTCGTGATCGGCGTGGTGCCCAGCTACGCGCAGATCGGCATCGCGGCGCCGCTGCTGGTGCTGCTCGCGCGGCTGATCCAGGGCGTGTCCACCGGCGGCGAGTACGGCAACGCGATGACCTTCATCGCCGAGTACGCGCCCGACAGGCGCCGCGGGTTCTTCGGCAGCTGGCTGGAGTTCGGCACGCTCACCGGCTACGCGTTCGGCGCGACGATCGCGACCGTGCTGAGCGGCGTGCTCAGCACCGACCAGCTGTTGAGCTGGGGCTGGCGGATCCCGTTCCTGATCGCCCTGCCGCTCGGCGTGGTCGGCCTCTACCTGCGGCTGAAGCTGGAGGAGACGCCCGCGTTCGCGGAGCTGATGAAGAAGGCCGGGGACGCGAACAAGCCCAAGAAGAGCGAGTACCGCACCGTCTTCGTCGACTACTGGCGGGTCATGCTGCTGTGCGGCGGGCTCGTGCTGGCCTGGAACGTCACGAACTACATGCTCACCAGCTACTTCCCGACCTACCTCACCGACACCCTGCCCAGCCACGGGCACACCGGTACCGGGGAGACCGCCGCGGAGGTCCTGCAGATCGTGATGCTGGTCGTGCTGATGGTGGTGATCACGTTCCTCGGGCGGCTGTCGGACAAGGTCGGCCGGCGGAAGGTCGTGCTGGCAGGCTGCGTCGGGCTGGTCGTGCTGTCGCTGCCGGCGGTGCTGCTGCTGCAGGCCGGCGGTGACGTCCGGACGCTCGCCGGGCTGCTCATCACGGGGCTGATCCTGATCTGCTTCTCCGCCGTGCTGCCCTCGACGCTGCCCGCGATGTTCCCGACCCACATCCGGGCAGGCGGGCTCTCGATCTCGTTCAACATCGCGGTCTCGCTGTTCGGCGGCACGACCTCGGCGGTGATGAGCGCGCTCGTCGCGGGCACCGGCGACCTCAACTGGCCCGCCTACTACCTGATGGCCGCCGGGGTCGTCGGGGCGATCTGCATCCTGCTCACCCGCGAGACCGCACGGCGGCCACTCGACGGTTCGGCGCCCATCGTGGAGAGCAGGCAGGAGGCCCGCGACGTGGTGAGCGCCCAGCGCTGA
- a CDS encoding RluA family pseudouridine synthase, which translates to MRRRPEAPLPPRNGLDPARMKLPVEGPWATIRDHLVERIPRLPPGRLDEMLAEGRIVGLDGPVTPETPFKAGAYVWFHRDLPDEVPVPFEISVVHADENLVVVDKPHFLATIPRGQHVLETALVRLRCDLALPELSPAHRLDRVTAGLLMFVTRREHRGAYQTLFRDRRVRKEYEAIARFDPALELPRTVLSRIVKERGTVTAEEVPGPPNAETHVELIEHAGGIGRYRLVPATGRTHQLRVHMSALGVPILGDRFYPVVRETPLHDFSRPLQLLAKTLEFPDPLTGEHRRFESRRTLQAWESLAEWESRSPFG; encoded by the coding sequence GTGAGACGCAGGCCCGAAGCCCCGCTGCCGCCGCGCAACGGACTGGACCCGGCACGGATGAAACTGCCGGTCGAGGGGCCGTGGGCGACGATCCGGGACCACCTCGTCGAGCGCATCCCGCGGCTGCCGCCGGGACGGCTGGACGAGATGCTGGCGGAGGGGCGGATCGTCGGGCTGGACGGGCCGGTCACGCCGGAAACACCGTTCAAGGCCGGTGCGTACGTCTGGTTCCACCGCGACCTGCCCGACGAGGTCCCGGTGCCGTTCGAGATCTCGGTCGTGCACGCCGACGAGAACCTCGTGGTGGTCGACAAACCGCATTTCCTGGCGACCATCCCGCGCGGGCAGCACGTGCTCGAGACCGCGCTGGTCCGGCTGCGCTGCGACCTCGCGCTGCCCGAGCTGAGCCCGGCGCACCGGCTCGACCGGGTCACCGCCGGGCTGCTGATGTTCGTCACCCGCCGCGAGCACCGCGGCGCGTACCAGACGTTGTTCCGGGACCGCCGGGTGCGCAAGGAGTACGAGGCGATCGCGCGGTTCGACCCCGCGCTGGAGCTGCCGCGCACGGTGCTCAGCCGGATCGTGAAGGAACGCGGAACCGTTACGGCGGAGGAGGTTCCGGGCCCGCCGAACGCCGAGACCCACGTCGAGCTGATCGAGCACGCGGGCGGGATCGGCCGGTACCGGCTGGTGCCGGCGACCGGGCGGACGCATCAGCTGCGGGTGCACATGAGCGCACTCGGCGTCCCGATCCTGGGTGACCGCTTCTACCCCGTCGTGCGGGAAACCCCGTTGCACGACTTCAGCAGGCCACTGCAGCTGCTGGCGAAGACGCTGGAGTTCCCCGATCCGCTCACCGGCGAGCACCGCCGGTTCGAAAGCCGCCGCACCCTGCAGGCCTGGGAATCCCTCGCCGAGTGGGAATCGCGATCCCCTTTCGGCTAG